TCATAAGCCGGAATTAACGAAAAAGGCACTGATAAAGAATGCCAGGGAAAAGATTCAATTGGAAAATGCCAGTATCGAATATGCCGAAGTAAAATATGACATAAAAGCTGCTGAACAAGAGGTGGAAGCATTGGCACTTGAACAATTAAAAGACCTTTCTTCAGACATTCCATTAGAAGGTTACCTCAAAGCTTTTGCAAAGACTTATAATTTAAGTCCAAAGGAAGTACTGCTGGAGATCGAAAAAAGTTCCCTTATGCTGATGGTTACGAACGAAAAGCTATACCCAAAATTAGTGGAAGCATATAATTCGGAGGACCGTGCTGAAGTAAGCAGGAAATATGGAAGTGAGGTAAAAAGCTTTATGGCGGGTATAGAGCCGGAGATTGATGCATAGTTTTGGATCATTGTGTCCTTAGGATTCCTCACAATTCAATTAAATTTATGAATACTATTCTTCACTGCTTCATCTAAATAATATTTTCCAAAATCAGCACCTGACCTTCTTGTACCGTACAGGACAAAAAGGGCAGGTGTTTTAGTTTTCCTGATCCACCCATTTGAAAATTTAATAGGCCTGCATAATATAATTAAGAACAAAGAGGATAACATCAAATTAAAGGGAGATAATCAAACATGAAAAACCTGACCATTTTCACAGCCTCAGCGACTAGACCTAATCTACTGGTGAATGCTGCAGATGACCGAATTGAACCGCCAGCCGGCTGGAGCATTTCGGCTGAAAATCCAGAAGACATTATTCATGGCTTCTCTCAATTAAAGATAAAGAAAGAATACAAGCTTAGAGGATATCAATATTTCAGCGGAGGAAACGGCAATGGAATTGTCTGGGCGATTCCAGCTTCAGAGGAACTTCCTCATCCTGATTTCTGTGACCGTTTGGATGAAATGTTTCTTGGTCCGCCAAAGCCTGAAATTGCCCTGGCTGATTTTATGGGGGCGATTGAGGGTGACAGATCTCCATTATCTTATCTGCAGGCAGCGATTGCATGGCATGAACTTCATGAATTTGGGGCTATGTGGCATGGCTGTTCCTGGGGACAGGATCGGCTATTGCCGTTTACGGATGATTACAAAGAAGAAATGCTTTCTGAAATAGACGATCCGGATGCAGATTCAAGCATAGAAGATTACTTGAATTTCATTCACCCATGGGATGAACTCAAAGAAATTCCCGCTATTCTGAATCCTCATTTCTTCTATCAAAAAGGAAAACCGACAGTCGTGTTCTATACGATCAACGATATTGGCTATTATAAATTAAGCAGGTATATCCATACCTTTGAAAAGGAGTCTTATATTCAAATGGTACAACGTCAAGAAATTGGAGCTGGAGACGGCGGAATTATTTTTTAGACGGCTTATCCAGTAAAGTGATACAAAGCTGTCACGATTATAAGCCCCTTTACAATGTGAATAATGGTAGAATGGACAAAGAGAACTATGCACCTGAGCAAGGTTCTCTTTTCAATTTGTCATCAGCATTTCAGCACAGTGATTTTTCAGAAATCATTAAGTGGCAACTCCTGTTATAATAAGTGTATACTGTTTATCTAATTAGTATTTTTTTAGATAGAGAAGAGAGATAATCAATAAAAGGGGAATAGATCGATCATGAAAGAGGAAGCAACCCTGAAAATGCAGGGACGGCCTTTATCAAAGATCCTCGCACTGACAGTCAAGACAGGGATTATAAAATCAAACCTGATCCCGATGTTTGCAGGATTAACATTGGCCTTATATACCTATGACTTCGGCCTTTTGGAAAAGCTGCCTGAGATTTTACTTGCCTTTATTGGCTCAAGCCTGGTAATGGGGGCAGCCGGGGCTTTTAATAATTTATATGACCGTGACATCGACTCGATTATGAAGCGGACCCAAAGCAGACCAACTGTCACAGGGGAAATCAAGCCACAACAGGTTTTATGGCTTGGTGCCCTCATGTCTGTTTTTGGTATCCTCGCTCTTGCCTTCACGACTCCTTTGGCGGGCTTCCTTGGGTTTTTGGGGCTGTTTTTTTATGTGGTTCCTTATACGATGTGGAGCAAGAGAAGAACCATTTACAATACGGAAATCGGAAGCA
This window of the Cytobacillus pseudoceanisediminis genome carries:
- the cyoE gene encoding heme o synthase gives rise to the protein MKEEATLKMQGRPLSKILALTVKTGIIKSNLIPMFAGLTLALYTYDFGLLEKLPEILLAFIGSSLVMGAAGAFNNLYDRDIDSIMKRTQSRPTVTGEIKPQQVLWLGALMSVFGILALAFTTPLAGFLGFLGLFFYVVPYTMWSKRRTIYNTEIGSISGAMPPLIGWAAIHPDITHPAILGLFIITVIWQMPHFYAIAIRKHDEYKAANVPMLPVVKGVRRTYIQTNIYLIILIGISFLLGSLSIGLMLVALLLGIIWLGISVYGYKRMDPEKWAKSLFIFSLVHMTVLFSTVIIYSIMGIIFDL